Part of the Henckelia pumila isolate YLH828 chromosome 2, ASM3356847v2, whole genome shotgun sequence genome is shown below.
GCAAAAACTTTTGAGATGTGACAACCAGATCTAAAAATAGGCGTCGCCCAAATTTTTCCAGGTCTGATATAGTAGAAAGCTCTATTGGTGGGATATTAGTCGCCATTACTAAGGATTCATTCATCGAGGCATTTGCCTTACCCACCCCTCCCAAATTTTTAGGCAACTTCGAGAAGAAATGTAGTCAATATACTCCATAACAAATGTTCCTATCAAGTCATCATGCAAGAAAAAATGCATAAAGATGGAGTACATACTTCTTGGTGATATTGTAGCAAAGTCTATTTTGGTGAAAGCGGGTCGTTTGATACCATCAATGTGAAAAAGCTGGATGTGACGACTGTTATCACTGCTGGATCCATATCAACTTATCCAAAGTTTTGTTCAAAAATCTCATTATATGATCATCATCCGTAGTTGCAATCTCAAGGTTCATGGCCCAGATCAGTTATAATTTGAAGAATTTTGACATTCAGTTACTTCAACTCTTCACATGCAAAGATTTTGAATGAGAGATCCAATACAACTTATTGGGCCAAGAATCTATATCGACGGAGGTCTTGGTTGTCAAGACAAAATGAAGTTCAGCCGAGGAACCGGCTCAGAAGAAGCAGACCAGACCAGACCTCCCAAGACTCAtcacacaaagaagaaaaagagaTCCAAGCTGATCAAACATGTGATCACTCGAGCAATTCAACTCGCTCCTATTACAGCTATCTCAATCTCTACGATACGACATTGAATTGTGATCACGGGGAAGAATGTGGTCAAAACAGATTCTAGATTGGAATAGTTCAAAACCAAATGAAAGAAAACTGAAAACTGTGGCTCCTTTCAGTACCCAAACTTCAATCAACCTGAATTTCCAAGAAGTTGAAAACCAAATTCAGGAACATATGAAATGTTTTAATAAACAAGCGAAGTAAAGAGAGTTATTTACTTTCAGCATTTCAAGActcagaagtttctacaaagcCTTGTTGAACAAGCAAACCAGTTTGAACAGAAAAATATTGCGTATAACTTTCGATCTGATGTACTCAAGGATTGTTCGAAAATATTCTCAATAAAGACAAAAGGATTAAAGGAGCCGTTGATTTTCATATTTTGCTAGAGTCAAAATGACATCTGTGACactaaattatttttgaaaagaaGACAAAGACACATGTTAAACTCTTTTTAAATGTCGTTTATTTTGGGACAAAAAATTTAATCTACGAAGTCTCGATAAACTCAAATAAGAAAATGAGAAAGTAATAAATAGTAGATGCGTAAAATATGAAAATGAACAACAAAAAATAAcgtttaaaaaacaaaaacatttaAGTTATTTCACAATTATTACTCAGATATTTATAATAGTGATAGAATTAATAATAGATAGATTAATAGCAAAAATAAAGTACACTATgaaactttttttattttaaagtataCATAAACTCCGTTCAAAAAAAAAGTATACATAAACtatttgtaaaattaatagaaaatattgtgtattaaataagttaaattatttattaagaGAAACTCGAATAAGGAGAaaaaataataagtaatatatgCATAAGATATAAAAGTGGAGAACAAAAAAATAGACAAATAGTgcgtaaaaaatatttaaattaattcacAATTgttactcatatatttataattgtaatagaataattaataaattgattaataagaaaAAACGTGCGatgtgaaatttttattttaactatCTATAAATTTTTGCGGTCCATAAATAGTTCTATTTAATATTTGTGTCTCTGAACTTTAAAATTAATACAATCAGTTTTCGTATTCAATTTgatgattaaaattaatatcttGATTTATGTTTCgatcttatttaaaattttagtaatcAAAACATTAACCAAAAAAATTCAATCGACTAAACATAAGTATTGAGGTACAAATAAGTCAAAAAATCaatacatttttttattataatcatttctatgacaaaaaaaatataataatttttaaaatggaTTATTTAAATTAGAAATATAAACATTTTATTCGATTATGTAAAGATAATGAATTTCTTTTGAACAAAGAAATATATAGAAAATCGGACGAGAGTtataaacaaaataattcaaacaaaatatACATAAGTAACTCAGCGAAGATAAGTATGGTCATGGagtaaaaaaattacattttcaGAGATTGTGATAAATAACCAGAAGTTATAAAAATAGtgagtaaaaaataaaaacatgtcttttttttaaaaaataaaaataaaaataaaagaatgttGTAAAACTATGTATTACAGGACCATTAGGGCCGAGAAATGCATTGTTTGTACTGGGTTGGAACAACAAAAAAAACTCTGAAACCAGGGGCTCTTGCTATAGCACAACATGAGGAACTATCATTTATATCGATATTGAAAGAATATGTTTATCATAGAATTGAGATATTCTAAATATTTCATTAATTATGTACGGACATTTCAATAAAAATACTTATATGCGTCAAAAATCCCAAACCTCGATTGGAACAGGAAGATTACACCATGCTAATGTTTCTTGGATGATCAACATCTCAAGGTCAGTCACGATGCACACATTGAACTATTTATGCGGCTGAGAGCATTCACAACCCAAACACAAATCACAATGACATAATTGTCAAGTTTGCGTTGTACCACTGAGCTAATAGTATGTCATGCGAGCCTCCCACTGGGAAATAAAAATGATTTCTCTCGGTTTCTAGCCCAATAAAAAAAGGAATTGGTTCGATCAAGCTAGCTATATGTTGTGTATTATCGACGATTTCTACATAAGGCGGTAAGAtgatatcttgagcagttacaTATCCAGGACCTCTGACACAAATAGACGCTTCACAAGTGCCATATAGATTACTTCTCAATGTCCCCGTGGATGAATAATTCTTGTGTATTCAAAACATGTGTCATAAGAGAATTTACAGTTCGATTAACAACACAAACCAAACCGAAATCGATTATTcgatttttgagtttttttcatttttaattttcaatcaatTCATTTTTGTCAGTTAACTGAACCAAATAAAAAACCATTCTTATTTATTTCATggatataaatttcttcatttatgaataatttgaaaataattcTTTTTGTTAAATACAAGTTAGAAATCTTCCTAACTTAaaatatattgtttttttttacatCAATGACCCCATGGATAGCTCATTCTTGTGGATTCAAGACGAATTGTCTCGCATGTTTGATATTTACGTTTCGGTTAATCACCCAAACCaaaattgaaattctagttttagttgtcatgtttttttttattcagtTTGTTTTTTCTTTCGGTTGACCGAGACAtacaaaaaatgattttttttcgaTAAATACAAATTTGAAATCTaggtaaatatattttaaattttatgaattatgtatttcataaattttattattattattatatattgtattatttataataattttaaaatttattatattatactaTATATTAATATGAATAATTTGGCATTTTTGTGCCAAAAATGTCATAATGATAAATCGGGGTTAACCAagtaaatttacaattttatatATGCTATAAACAAGGAATaacttaaatttttaaattaataataatttttgacAATGCTATAGAAATAGGAACAAGTAAGTCTTTTCATTaaattcatatatttatagatagttttttattatattttagcaTACTCTATTATGCTATACAGAAGGAATAACTTGAAAGTTTaaagtaataattatttttgacAATTCTTGAAAAAATAAGAACAAGTCTTTTCATTAAACTCATATACTTTTAGatagtttttttattatattttagcaTACTCTACTATGCTATAAAGAAGGAATaacttgaatttttaaaataataataaataataatttttgacAATGTTAAAAAAATAGAGAGAAAGAAGTCTTTTCACaattaaaaatcatatatttatagataaaataaaatagaagaagaagaatagatagatagatatgcTATAAACAATGAATAACTTAAAAACCAAATTGCATGAGTAGGAGAAATAAATACAAGAGTTAAAGTGTCTTATTCAAGCTATGCAAAATGACACCAACACccccataatttttttaacaatgCTAAATAAATAGAGACAATCAAGTATTTTCACAAttgaactcacatatttatatatgtaatgtaataataatagataatagagtAATAGATAGatgtaatagataatagatagataCATAATTATTTTGTATCGAGCCAATCAACCAAGCACTTAATTAAATAtccaatattattttttaacctAAAAGAATCATATTCTTTATCCCTCgataaataattatttcattAAAGTAACTTGATCAATGTATATTTCATCTTTCAATCTTAGTCACGGTTCTAATAAATCAAACCAAACATATTAGTTTTCGGTCAATACTTTGTCACATCCAATtatttcaataattaaatataatttatccATAAATAATATGTATCATTTAACCCAACCTACGTAGATATCAAAGGATACAAATATGAAGAAATTTTGCAGCATAAAAACATGGATAATGTCAATTTTGTATAGTTGTAAAGAGAAAAGGATGTGCATGTTCTTACAATTAGTACAGATGGAAAAACAACAGACACATTGTTGTTACATTTACATTCTACAAATTCATAGGCATAATTTCCTCATTagactttaaattttaaagaaaCTCGGACCTTGTGTTTGTTGCTCATAGAGACTCCACAACAGACTGGTTGGAGGAAATCGGCTCGTACGCTTGCACATCATCCATAACTTGCTCTGGTGATGCCGTGGCCACTTCCTCATTTCCATTGTTCTCGGGGTGGAAATTAATAGGAAATTTTGTCACTCTAGGTTTGTCAGCCAAAATATTCCTTTGAATTTTATCAAACAAAACCTTCTGTGGAGGCTCTTCTCTTAGTTGCTCATCCGCATAATCATTATTGACATAGTATCCTACTCGAACAAATTCTTGTCCCTGGTAGGAGCAAGTCAGGAGTAGCACTGTGACACCAATGATATCTTCTTCGCGAATTTTTGATGGGTCTGGAGGATCTGCCTAGAAGTTTTGAAGGAAAAGAAATTAAAGTTGGAGTCAATGCTTAGGGAACAAATATTTGCAGTGACGCCCATCGAGATTACCTGGAAAACAAAACGAAAGGTGCCAACATTCACTGGCCCAACTAGCACGCTCTCCAGAACTTGGTCATAAGTTTCATCTTCAGCTGATCCTACATAAACCAGCTTCCACTCCAAATCTGTTTGAGGTGACTTGGTCATAAGTGTAACAGACAACATAAAAAGGTGACTTGCATTTCTCAGTCAGGGAGAAAGAAAAACATGGAGGAAATATGTTACAAGGGCTGCACAATCAAGCATAGGCAACTAGAACATAGGACCAAACATGTGCATATCAATTGACAAAACTTGATTTGGAGTTATGGAAACAGACCATCAGCAATATGATTCCAGTGCTTTCATGGAGATTCTGTTTTGTGCTTAAGTTGTCCACCATGGATCAATAGTTGAAGACAATCAAAGACATGGCAGACTATCTTAAATTAATCCACCGATTGGGTTTTTGAGGTCAGGTCTATAGttacatacttgcatctacaagCATTCAGTTTAACATTCTACGGGTTACCTCTGGTCCAAAAAATTCTGGAAACTTGTGGTGGATCTCAGAGATTGGAGGAGAAGTTTAAGTATTGAGTGTGTCAGTGCCGATGAGATATTataaaattcctcacacaaTTGGATTGGAGTTAATAAATCCTTTAAATCTTTACTCGACTATAAGGTGAGAAGAGGAATTGTACTCTATGAGTTTGTTCTTTTCATTACACAAAACTTCACATGAAAAATTATTCACTTCCCACACAGAAAGGAAACCagtgaaaatataatttcattcAAGACATACAAGAATCATGTAATGTAATTCTAGTTGTGTTTTCCTAAACTTGTATGCATCAATTTGCAAATAAAACTAAGAACGGGCAGTTAACACAATTAATTTCCCTAAAAACAGGGCAAATCAAGCTCGACCAAAAAGAGTGTCACCTCCTCCTACATAACTATAGGCATGAACCAGGCCCTCAGGTGTCCCCAAAATGAGTGGCTCTGGTCCTCGGTCCTCGTAGTATGGGATAATTTATCAACTAAAGCAGTCCTTCCATCTTTAAACTAAGAAATTTCCTGGATTCTTCTTAAAAATGATCTTTGATATATAGATTAAGCGGCTGGTTAATTTTTCTTCCTACGGATGGTTGCAACTATCAACAACCCCATTAGTCATAGTAACATGTCTCATTTCTAAACTAAGCAGATTCAAACTAAGCATAGAAGccttaaaattacaaaaattcaaaccCACTAGTAGCCAGGTCCGGGGCGGTGttatccgaaaaacaaaacattatCCGAAAAAATTAGCCTCTTTCTCTTCTCCATCCCTTCTGAGCTACAAAATAATGTATCAAATACCCCAACAAAATCCCAAAAATCACGAAACTTTTCACCGATCCGATTCTATccagtctcaagtacttctacATCATAATAACATCCACAGAGCCCCTCTCAACAGCTTGATCTAATTACATAAAGCGacaaaaataagaatttttcaTCAGATAAAAATCTTTTCTTCTGTCGGCCAacagaaaaatctcaaaatagtaGTCCGAAAGTACACGAAATCGAAAGCAAACGGCACAACAGAGCcgggaaaaagaaaagaaaagaaaagagagaacAGCATAAAAACAAGAATATTTACCATCTTTGAGAGGAGTCAAGCACTCGTAAGAGATCTCGAATTGGAAGGGGTCGAGAAAAGGCGCCGGATTGTCCAGAACGGTGACGTCTTTGATGTTAACGGCACTCATAGCTGGAGCTCTTGAATGTGAATCAAATCGGAAACCCTAGAAATGGAGATAATTTGGGAGGTTTAAATGGGCAGAATCAATTTAACAGTTTGGCGGGAGTCTTCGAGGCCGCCAAAATAATTTGCGTTGGAATTTGGGGTGAAATGCGTTCAAATGAATTAGTGGTATCAGGCCTCAGGGCCTGACCATGATTCTCAGCAAGCGTGCAACTTGAATCGAATCGAGCCGAAccgaaaatcaaaatcaaaaccattATAGAAAAATAGGAAAAGAAACCAGAACAGGAACCAAAACTATGGACCAACGGTTCAATTCCGGTTTATAAAGTGCATTTTCCTATCAAATGGATCTGTGAGATTGTTGTTTGGAAAAACAGTTACTTGAACACCTATATGACGCTACTTGTTGAGTGAGAATCCACTTAATTATGGATAATTGGATATGCATGATGTCACCTTAATCGGTGCTCACATCACATAGGTGGCAACATTGAGTGCTTACCAATAACATGCTATaaaatggaatatttatcaTCATTAACTAACATATTCAATATTTTCACCTATAAGTGGTGTTCAAACTTcgaaaaaaatcataaatccaaaccgaaaaaatcaaacaccgaaccgaaccgaaaaccgatttttgaaatttggatataaatgttaaaaccaAATTTTCGGTTTCAGATTATATTATGTCAAAATCGAACCGACCGAAAAGACCGAAATGTCATTAAAttgataattttatttatattatatatttttgagaTCATATTTAGTGAATGAAGGatcatttataataatttttagttgatttattgtatatttaagtcatttagattttgaatttaaatgttttacaaataaatcatgtaaaaaagataacatattatattttaaaatatatttatattattattaaaaataattgtatCAAAACCGAATTAACAGACCGATATAATCGAACCGTTTTGGTAGAAGACCGAAATTAACCGGAAGAAAACGGTTAGGATATCGGAGGaaaactctctctctctctctctctctatatatatatatatatatatatatatatatatatatatatatattaactctCTGTATTTGATATATCATGTATTTTAATTAGAAATTTATTATAAtcatttttctaacatgttctaaaaattaatttaaattcaaccaaaatttattcatttatatggatgacaaaaaatttgaatttttgaaaatatttattctttctttaaaattttgataaatagaataatatatgaatttttagatattttttgtttctttattaGTACTAATTCCACTTAGACAAGATATCAAATACAACAGTAAATAAGTCAATTTAAAGACAAAATATTGTTCTCTTCATTTGAAGATTATCTCAAATGAAATAAAtgtcttttatataatattttatttataaaatataaatatattcattaCATTGTATAAATAATACTTatcaattttaataattaattacataAAATAACACTTTATGCATTACGAATGATCAGATACTAGtatgaataataaataataaataaatatatgtgttATTGGATAATTGCAAAAATATTCCAAAAACTTCcttaatttctttttctttttaaatttggtttactctatttttttttaaaaataaactttaattagtttttttaaaaaagaatatgTGGATTCGTTTCATTATAAACCATTCAATTTCATATAATCGTCCTTCTTTGTTTAAAAATAGCGTCAATCTATGTTTTTTTTACAAGCATCGCGTGTGCCacgataatttttatttttatttttattattattattttatatataaatatgtgagttccattgtgaatttatatgattattttttttaattattacataattattttgtgatcaattatttatttatgtgactcttcaattaacttatttatttaaaacttaTACAATGCActgtttcaaataaaaaaattcaaataatattaatattttataataataataatcttttTTATCATACAATATAGTATATTGAtactcaaaataaaaaaaatttactccatagtttatttttcctattatctattctattactttactattatatatatatatatatatatatatatatagaattaacttaaattatatttttttacacactatttttttgttatccattttcatattttgtaaatctactatttattatttgatttttttatttgagttttcctaaaaaatatatttaatttatttaatgcacactatttttttattaatcttacAAGATATATAGTATATggatacttaaaataaaaaagtcGCACAGTGTACTTTATTTTTGCTATTAGTCTATCTATTATCTTTTATATTACTATTAGAAATTGTGAAGACTATAGTTGACTTAAATTAGTGGTCATTTGGATGGCTAGGATTCATTCTCTCGGTTAATCCTAATCCAATGGCTAAGATCTAATTTGAGTTGGTTAATTAATCTGTTAAGTTGGTTAGAATCTTAAATAGGGGAGTCGGGAACAGATCAGTGGACTTTTGGCAGATGAGATTAATTGAAGAGCAAAAAGGAGTATCGAATCCTCTAAAAGAAGTCGAGATCTACACCATTGGAGTCAAGCTCATTTCTTCAACTCTCGGATCAGAGACAAGAAGAGAGGATCGAGGAGCTGCTATCCGATTCCAGATTTATTGGCTAAGTTTTATGTTTACTGTTATTAGTCAAGTATTATTGAATCTCGATTGAGGGTGTATCGATTGAAACTCTTGATTCATAGTGAATTCATTTGGGAATAATCCCAgaaccttggatgtaggattGATCTCAATCCAAACCAAATAATTATGGTGTTCTTGCGTTTTTGTTTACGTTCTTATTGTGCTTCGAGATTGTCTGCTTGTTTGTATGTTTGTAGacaattttatttcttgaattGGATTCTTTGGTTAAAAtcacaacaagtggtatcagagcctcaaGATTAAGATCTTGGGGCCAAAGAATTCGATCTGGGAAATACACTGTTTCTTCGTATCTGATCTTGTCGATAATCTTACGCCTATTTTATTCTTGTGTGAACTTTCTTGATAGGGATGTCTACTGGTCAGGGATATTCCTTAGCAATGCCCACATCAAGATTTGAGGTGGAGAAATTCGATGGGAAGAACGACTTTAATCTTTGGAGGGAGAAGATGATTGCACATCTCGGCAACTTAGGTCTGGATGATGCTCTTCTCGGTGAATCCAAAATTCTGGACACAAAATAAAACAAGGCATAAATATTGAAGAAGGCAAGAAATACAATAGTTCTCAGTCTCAGTGATCAGATTTTAAGAAAGGTTGTACGTGAGAAGAGTGCTGCTGACATGTGGCTGAAGCTAGAACAGTTGTACATGACGAAGGCTCTGCCAAACCGCATATATCTGAAACAAAAGTTCTACAACTACAAGATGGATGAAAGTAAGACAATAGATGAGAACATAGATAATTTCACTAAGTTGCTGGCGGATCTAGAAAATATGGATGTTAAGATTGATGAAGAGGATCAAACCATTTTTCTGTTAAATGCATTGCCTAAGTCATATGATCAGCTGAGAGATACTCTTAAGTATGGAAGAGAGACACTCACTCTTGAGGAGGTAACTGGTGCCGCATACTCAAAGGAATTAGACTTGAAGGCAAATGGCAAATTCCAAAAACAAGCTGGTGAAGGATTAAATGTTAGAGGTAGGTCTTTAGAAAGAAAAGATCACAATGTCAAGTGGAGGCCTCGATCAAGATCAAAATCAAGAACAAAAAGAACTTGCTGGTCTTGCAAGAAGGATGGACATATTAGAAGGTTCTGCCCTTCCAGAAAACAAAGTCAGGGACAAGAAACAGCCCCAATTACTGATACAACAAATGTATTGGAAGGATACGAATTTGCTGAAGTTCTATCTATATCATTATAAGATACTAAAGAGGAGTGGATACTTGATTCAGGGTGCTCTTACCATATGACTCCAAGAGAGGATTGGTTTACAGATCTGAAACAGGTTGAGGATGGCTATGTATTGCTGGGAAACAATGAATCCTGCAAAATTCATGGCATTGGATCCATAAGATTGAAGATGTGGGATGGAACAGTAAAGATTATAACTGATGTGAGATATATTCCTGACTTGAAGAGGAATTTGATTTCCCTAGGAACATTGGATATAAAGGGATTTAGTTATAAAGCCCAAAATGGAACTCTAAAGGTCTTAAAAGGTTCGTTGGTTGTAATGAAAGAAATACTAACTCATGGACTCTATGTAGTTCAAGGAACTACTCTAAAAGCAGAGGTCAATGTGTCCATACCAGCAGAAGACAATACTTTTCTATGACACCAAAGACTCGGCCATATGAGTCTTAGAGGACTATAAGAGATAAGAAAACAAGGGCTCCTAGACTCTGAACAGATTAGTGATCTCAAATTCTGTGAAAATTGTGTACTGGGAAAGGCTCACAGACTCAAGTTCAATAAAGCCACTCACAATACAAAGCAAGTACTGGATTACATTCATGCAGATTTGTGGGGATCACCTTCGGTACCACTCTTACTCTCAAAATgtcaatattttatttctttgattgatgattattctaggaaAGTATGGATTTACTTCCTAAGAACTAAAGATGAAGCTTTTAATAAGTTTGTGGAGTGGAAAACTCTAGTTGAAAATCAACCAGGTAATAAAATTAAGACATTAAGGACAGATAATGGTcttgagttttgtaatcatGTGTTTAATGATTTCTGTGCTAAAAATGGTATAACAAGACATAGAACTTGTACTTATACACCGCAACAAAACGGTGTAGCAGAACGCATGAATAGAACCATTATGGACAAAGTAAGATGCATGCTAAATGAGAGTGGGTTACCTTCAAAATTATGGGCTGAAGCTGCATCAACATCCTGTTACCTCATAAATCTATCACCTTCTTCTGCCATTAATTTTATGGTCCCTGAACATAAATGGTCTAATAAAAAACCGACTTATAAACATCTTAGAACTTTCAGTTGTATTGTATTTGTTCATTCGAATCAAGGAAAGTTAAATTCTAGAGCTAAGAAAGGTGTTTTTCTTGGTTATCCGACGGGTGTTAAAGGTTATAAAGTCTGGTTGCTTGATGATCTTAAATGTGTTATTAGTCGAGATGTGGTCTTCAATGAATGTGAATTTTATAAAACTAACATACGTGGTGAATATACAACCAACTATAATCAAGCTGAGCAGAACACTCTTGACAGGAACATTTTACAAAATTCAAATACAAGTGCAGATCAGAAAGAAGGTGGAGCAAATTTGGATACATTAGAAGGATTTTATGACATTAAACAGGATGAAAACATAACACCTAGAGGTAATGTGGACAAGACCGGTGTAAGTCAATGTGAGCACGGTGATTCTAATCAAGATCAATCACTGGATGAATACCTCCTTGCAAGAGACAGAGTTAGAAGAGATATTAGACTGCCATCAAGATTTGTTTCATCTGAATTTATTGCCTTTGCACTAAATGTGGCTGACTTAATGGAAATAGAAGAGCCAACTTCTTATATAGAAGCTATGAGGTGCAAAGATTGGAATAAATGGAAGATAGCTATGAAGGATGAGTATGCATCTCTGATGAAAAACAATACTTGGGTACTGGTTGATAGACCTCAGCATAAAAGGGTCATAGGGTGCAAGTGGGTATTTAAAAGGAAACCAGGTGTACCAGGGGTTGAAAAACCAAGGTATAAGGCTAGGTTAGTGGCAAAAGGGTTCTCACAAGTCGAAGGAGTGGATTATCATGAGGTGTTTTCTCCGGTGGTAAAGCATACATATATCAGAATCTTGCTAGCAATAAAAGCCGTTCAGGACCTTGAGCTCGAGCAATTAGAcgtgaagactgctttcttgcATGGTAATTTAGAAGAAAGAATAT
Proteins encoded:
- the LOC140884287 gene encoding probable histone chaperone ASF1A produces the protein MSAVNIKDVTVLDNPAPFLDPFQFEISYECLTPLKDDLEWKLVYVGSAEDETYDQVLESVLVGPVNVGTFRFVFQADPPDPSKIREEDIIGVTVLLLTCSYQGQEFVRVGYYVNNDYADEQLREEPPQKVLFDKIQRNILADKPRVTKFPINFHPENNGNEEVATASPEQVMDDVQAYEPISSNQSVVESL